The Aestuariibaculum lutulentum genome segment TACGATCGTCTCCCCACAATCCGTCTGTAGGTGCTGCATCAATAATTTCCTGATTAACGCCTAAGAATTTAGCGATTTCGTAAACCTGTGTTTTGTATAAATCGGCAATAGGGCTTAAATCTACACCGCCATCACCATATTTTGTATAGAACCCAACACCAAAATCTTCAACTTTATTACCAGTTCCTGCAACTAAAAGTCTGTCTAATGCAGCAAAGTAATAAAGGGAAGTCATTCTAAGTCTGGCTCTGGTATTGGCTAACGACATAAACCGTTCTTCTTCGCTTTCTACAGATGGTAAAGAAGCAATTAAACTATCGAACACTGGTGTTAAGTTTACCTGTGTCATAGTAACATCTTTAAAATTGGCTTGTAACCATTCAATATGGTTTAAAGCCCGACTCACTTGATTAGGTGCCTGGTGAATAGGCATTTCTAAACATAAAAGAGGTAAACCTGTTTTGGCACAAAGTGTTGAGGTTACGGCAGAATCGATTCCGCCAGATATACCAATTACAAATCCTTTTACGCCTGCTTTTGTAGCGTAATCTTTTAGCCAATTAACTATATAATCTACAACTTTTTCTGTTTGCATATTAAATGAATTTAATTCTAAGAATAGTACCTTTGTAAACAAAAATAAACGAATCGGCCAATTAATAAAAATTTATAGCGTTTAAGTTTTATATGAAACAGGGATTATTGTTTTTAATTTTTTTAGCAAGTGTTATTTCTTGTCAAAAAGAAGATAAATTAGAGAGCGAAATTGCAAAAATTAATGTTGATGCCAAGGTTGAGCGATTCGACCAGTTGTTTTCAAAGTTAACGCCTTCTAAATTAAAAGATTTAAAAACGGCATACCCTTTTATGTTTAATGAAAAATTTACCGATTCATTTTGGATAGATAAGGCTTCAGATAGTTTACAAAAGGTATTATTTAAAGAGGTCGATAAAACCTTCAATAATTTTGCGCAGACCGAATTGGACATTGAATCGCTTTTCAATCACTTAAAATATTATTTCCCGGAATTTCATGTACCAAGAATTATTACGGTTACCAGTGATGTCGATTACAGGAATCGGGTTATCGTTACCGATACCATCGATATTGTGGCTTTAGATAATTATTTAGGGGCAGATCATGAGTTTTATCAAAGTATTCCAGTGTATTTGCGAGAAGGATTTAACAAGGAAAACATTGTGGTTGATCTGGCAGGAGAATACGCCAAAAGATATATCTATCCGGTTCATAACAGAACCTTTTTGGATGAAATGATATATTTCGGAAAACAAATGTATTTTAAGGATATTATGGTGCCATTTAAAAGCGAAGCGTCTCGAATAGGGTATACAGAAGACGAATTAAAATGGGCACAAACCAATGAAAGTTATATCTGGCGTTATTTTGTAGAGCGTGAAATGCTGTTCAGCACCGATTCTAAATTATCAGGACGATTTATAGCCGATGCACCGTTTTCTAAATTTTATTTGGAAGGTATCGATTCAGAATCACCAGGACAACTGGGACAATATATAGGATGGCAAATTGTAAGAGCATATATGAAAAATAATGAGGTGTCTTTAAAAGATATGCTTACTGCAAATGCCGAAGAAATTTTTAATAACTCAAAGTTTAAACCAAGAAAATAAATGTCAAAAAATCATACTTCAAAAATAGAACTTCAAGTAGAACTTGACGAGAATAGAATTCCAGAGAAATTATTTTGGACTGCTGAAGATGGCGGTATTGCTCAGGAAGAAGCTAAAGCCATGTTGCTTTCGGTTTGGGATTCTAATGCACAGGAAACGTTACGTATCGACTTATGGACGAAAGATATGCCTGTAGATGAAATGAAAGTGTTTTTCCATCAAACTCTTGTAGCTATGAGTGACACGTTTCACCGAGCGACACAGGATGAGAAAATGACTGCAACCATGAAAGATTTCTGTGATTACTTTGCAGAAAAGTTAGAAATCAAAAAACAGTAAATTATTTAGTGGCGTCTTGTATTTCTTTCGATAAATGATCGAGGTACAAGATGCCATTTAAATGGTCTATTTCGTGTTGAAAGATTACTGAAGTAAAACCTTCAACCGTTTCCGTTTTATATTTAGCGTCCATAGTATCGTAAGCAATTTTTATACTAAAAGCTCTCGTGCTTAAAGTGTCGCTTCTGTTAGGGATTGATAAACAGCCTTCTTTGCAAACCTGTTTCTTTTTAGAATACTCCTTGATAACCGGATTTAGGTATACTTCAAAAGGAAGGTTTTCTTTATCGAAGCGCTGTACCCAAATAATATTTTTTAAAATTCCAACCTGAGGCGCAGCAATGCCCACACCCATAGACATACTGTCTCTTACAGTCGCGTATAAACGTTTTACAAACTGCTGTAAAATGACATCATCGGGATTGGCCTTTATTTTTGAACTTTTAGAGCGGAGTAAAAGAGAATCTTTTTTGTTTGTGATATTATAAACACGCATAGGAGCGAAAGAGTCTGAATCCATTATTAAGGCAGTTTGTTCTGTTGAAAATCCATTTCGAAAAAGATTTTTTGGTCCGTGACAAGAGAACATAGCCATAACTATTCCTAAGAAAAGAATTCTATATACTTTCATAAAATGAGGATTGATAAAAGTCTGTTTTAGACTACCATTCATTGATTCTGTTCGAATCTAATTTTATAAAGATAAAGATTAAAATGGTAAATGCCCAAAGTCCGGAACCACCATAACTAAATAACGGAAGAGGAATACCAATGGTAGGTATTAAACCCATAACCATCCCAATATTTATAAAGAAATGCACAAAAATAATGGCCGCAACACTGTAACCGTAAACCCGGCTAAACTGCGATTTTTGTAATTCGGCTAAATGAAGAATTCTAAGCAATAACAGAATGAATACAATAACAACAAGAGAACTTCCAAGAAATCCCCATTCTTCGCCAACAGTACTGAAAATATAATCGGTGTGCTGTTCAGG includes the following:
- the gldB gene encoding gliding motility lipoprotein GldB, yielding MKQGLLFLIFLASVISCQKEDKLESEIAKINVDAKVERFDQLFSKLTPSKLKDLKTAYPFMFNEKFTDSFWIDKASDSLQKVLFKEVDKTFNNFAQTELDIESLFNHLKYYFPEFHVPRIITVTSDVDYRNRVIVTDTIDIVALDNYLGADHEFYQSIPVYLREGFNKENIVVDLAGEYAKRYIYPVHNRTFLDEMIYFGKQMYFKDIMVPFKSEASRIGYTEDELKWAQTNESYIWRYFVEREMLFSTDSKLSGRFIADAPFSKFYLEGIDSESPGQLGQYIGWQIVRAYMKNNEVSLKDMLTANAEEIFNNSKFKPRK
- the nadE gene encoding NAD(+) synthase, with the translated sequence MQTEKVVDYIVNWLKDYATKAGVKGFVIGISGGIDSAVTSTLCAKTGLPLLCLEMPIHQAPNQVSRALNHIEWLQANFKDVTMTQVNLTPVFDSLIASLPSVESEEERFMSLANTRARLRMTSLYYFAALDRLLVAGTGNKVEDFGVGFYTKYGDGGVDLSPIADLYKTQVYEIAKFLGVNQEIIDAAPTDGLWGDDRTDEDQIGASYPELEWAMERDAEGKTAEDFTGREQEVFKIYKRLNTANKHKMIPIPVCEIPNNLL
- the gldC gene encoding gliding motility protein GldC: MSKNHTSKIELQVELDENRIPEKLFWTAEDGGIAQEEAKAMLLSVWDSNAQETLRIDLWTKDMPVDEMKVFFHQTLVAMSDTFHRATQDEKMTATMKDFCDYFAEKLEIKKQ
- the def gene encoding peptide deformylase; translated protein: MKVYRILFLGIVMAMFSCHGPKNLFRNGFSTEQTALIMDSDSFAPMRVYNITNKKDSLLLRSKSSKIKANPDDVILQQFVKRLYATVRDSMSMGVGIAAPQVGILKNIIWVQRFDKENLPFEVYLNPVIKEYSKKKQVCKEGCLSIPNRSDTLSTRAFSIKIAYDTMDAKYKTETVEGFTSVIFQHEIDHLNGILYLDHLSKEIQDATK